A portion of the Pseudomonas protegens CHA0 genome contains these proteins:
- a CDS encoding CbtA family protein yields the protein MIKRIAQTAGFTGLLAALLLTLLQSFWVAPLILQAETYEKAPAAEVHEHAEGAMAAHSHDAEAWEPEDGWQRVLSTTGGNLVVAVGFALMLAGLYTLRAPNRTSQGLLWGLAGYATFCLAPTLGLPPELPGTAAADLAQRQIWWVGTAASTAVGIALIVFARNWLLKILGATIIAVPHVIGAPQPEVHSMLAPEELEAQFKIASQLTNAAFWLALGLISAWLFRRKSAGQYSA from the coding sequence ATGATCAAGCGTATCGCGCAAACCGCAGGTTTCACCGGCCTCTTGGCCGCCCTGCTGCTGACCCTGCTGCAAAGCTTCTGGGTCGCCCCGTTGATCCTGCAGGCGGAAACCTATGAAAAGGCCCCCGCGGCCGAAGTCCATGAGCACGCCGAAGGCGCCATGGCCGCCCACAGCCACGATGCCGAAGCCTGGGAGCCGGAAGACGGCTGGCAGCGCGTGCTGTCCACCACCGGAGGCAACCTGGTGGTGGCCGTGGGCTTCGCCCTGATGCTGGCCGGCCTCTACACCCTGCGCGCGCCGAACCGCACGTCCCAGGGCCTGCTCTGGGGCCTGGCCGGCTATGCCACCTTCTGCCTGGCGCCGACCCTGGGCCTGCCGCCGGAACTGCCGGGCACCGCCGCAGCCGACCTGGCACAGCGGCAGATCTGGTGGGTCGGCACCGCCGCCTCCACCGCTGTGGGCATTGCCCTGATCGTGTTCGCCCGCAACTGGCTGCTGAAGATCCTGGGCGCGACCATCATCGCCGTACCCCACGTGATCGGCGCGCCGCAGCCGGAAGTGCATTCGATGCTGGCCCCGGAAGAACTGGAAGCGCAATTCAAGATCGCCTCGCAGCTGACCAATGCGGCCTTCTGGCTGGCCCTCGGGCTGATCAGCGCCTGGTTGTTCCGGCGCAAGAGCGCGGGCCAGTACTCGGCATGA
- a CDS encoding cobalamin biosynthesis protein, translating into MIEVSAAPTLVVGLGCQKGCPVTTLRALLDQVLAAHQWQARQVLALASIDLKRNEPGLLQLAEQLELPLTCFSSGQLAPFALRLSHRSQIAFERTGCYGVAESAALALAEQLSPGPATLLVPRQKYAQATLALVAAR; encoded by the coding sequence ATGATCGAAGTGAGCGCAGCGCCGACCCTGGTGGTCGGCCTGGGCTGCCAGAAAGGCTGCCCGGTGACCACGCTGCGCGCCTTGCTCGACCAGGTCCTGGCGGCGCACCAGTGGCAAGCCCGGCAGGTCCTGGCCCTGGCCAGCATCGACCTCAAGCGCAACGAACCCGGCCTGCTGCAACTGGCGGAGCAACTGGAACTGCCGCTGACCTGTTTCAGCAGCGGCCAGCTCGCCCCCTTTGCCCTGCGCCTGAGCCACCGCTCGCAAATCGCCTTCGAACGTACCGGCTGCTACGGCGTGGCCGAAAGTGCCGCCCTGGCCCTGGCCGAACAGCTGTCACCCGGCCCGGCCACACTGCTTGTTCCCCGGCAAAAATACGCCCAAGCCACCCTGGCATTGGTCGCCGCCCGGTAG
- the cobM gene encoding precorrin-4 C(11)-methyltransferase — protein sequence MTVYFIGAGPGDPELITVKGQRLIHRCPVIIYAGSLVPQAVLDGHRAERVINSAELHLEQIIEAIKQAHARGQDVARVHSGDPSLYGAIGEQIRCLRELGIPFEIIPGVTATAACAALLGAELTLPDVSQSVILTRYADKTAMPAGEDFASLAAHGATMAIHLGVNHLPKIVAELLPHYGADCPIAVVHRATWPDQDWALGTLADIVDQVAAKGFRRTALILVGRVLATDAFSESSLYRAGHAHLYRP from the coding sequence ATGACTGTCTATTTCATCGGCGCCGGCCCCGGCGACCCGGAACTGATCACCGTCAAGGGCCAGCGCCTGATCCATCGTTGCCCGGTGATCATCTACGCCGGCTCCCTGGTCCCCCAGGCAGTGCTCGACGGGCACCGCGCGGAGCGGGTGATCAATAGCGCCGAACTGCACCTGGAGCAGATCATCGAGGCCATCAAGCAGGCCCATGCCCGGGGCCAGGACGTGGCCCGGGTGCATTCCGGCGACCCGAGCCTGTATGGCGCCATCGGCGAGCAGATCCGCTGCCTGCGGGAGCTGGGCATCCCCTTCGAGATCATCCCCGGGGTCACCGCCACCGCCGCCTGCGCTGCCCTGCTGGGGGCCGAACTGACCCTGCCGGACGTCTCCCAAAGCGTGATTCTTACCCGCTACGCGGACAAGACCGCGATGCCTGCCGGCGAGGATTTCGCCAGCCTGGCGGCCCACGGCGCCACCATGGCCATTCACCTGGGGGTCAATCACCTGCCGAAGATCGTTGCCGAGTTGCTGCCCCACTACGGCGCAGACTGCCCGATTGCAGTGGTGCACCGCGCCACCTGGCCGGATCAGGACTGGGCCCTGGGAACCCTGGCGGACATCGTCGATCAGGTGGCGGCCAAGGGTTTTCGGCGCACGGCACTGATCCTGGTGGGCCGGGTGCTGGCCACGGATGCATTCAGCGAATCGTCGCTGTACCGCGCCGGGCACGCACACCTCTACCGCCCCTGA
- the nfuA gene encoding Fe-S biogenesis protein NfuA gives MSAITITDAAHDYLADLLSKQNTPGIGIRIFITQPGTQYAETCIAYCKPGEEKPEDKALGLKSFTAYIDAFSEGFLDDAVVDYATDRMGGQLTIKAPNAKVPMVNADSPVNERINYYLQTEINPGLASHGGQVSLIDVVEDGIAVLQFGGGCQGCGQADVTLKEGIERTLLERIPELKGVRDVTDHTQKENAYY, from the coding sequence ATGAGCGCCATAACCATTACCGACGCCGCCCACGATTATCTGGCTGATCTGCTATCCAAGCAGAACACCCCGGGGATTGGCATCCGCATCTTCATCACCCAGCCAGGGACTCAGTACGCCGAGACCTGCATCGCCTATTGCAAGCCGGGCGAAGAGAAACCCGAAGACAAGGCCCTGGGCCTGAAAAGCTTCACCGCCTACATCGACGCCTTCAGCGAAGGTTTCCTCGATGATGCGGTGGTCGACTACGCCACCGACCGCATGGGCGGCCAGCTGACCATCAAGGCGCCCAACGCCAAGGTGCCGATGGTCAATGCCGACAGCCCGGTCAACGAGCGCATCAACTACTACCTGCAAACCGAGATCAACCCGGGGCTGGCCAGCCACGGCGGCCAGGTCAGCCTGATTGACGTGGTCGAGGACGGCATTGCCGTGTTGCAGTTCGGCGGCGGTTGCCAGGGCTGCGGCCAGGCCGACGTGACCTTGAAGGAAGGCATCGAGCGCACCCTGCTCGAGCGCATTCCGGAGCTCAAGGGCGTACGTGACGTCACCGACCACACGCAGAAAGAAAACGCCTACTACTAA
- a CDS encoding fatty acid cis/trans isomerase, whose product MPFRFIVSSALLLLSSVCLAQGPAPAISYTRDIQPIFTEKCVACHACYDSACQLNLGSGEGASRGASKIPVYDGERSKAQAPTRLFYDATGQRAWQQKGFYSVLDAQGSQAALMARMLELGHRTPLQPNAKLPSEIALGLSRENMCPQPAEFDAYAGAHPKEGMPLAVTGLTDQQYLTLQRWLASGAPIDEQGLAPSARESLQVAQWENLLNAPGARESLVARWLYEHLFLAHLYFEGGEPGHFFQWVRSRTPSGQPIDLINTRRPNDDPGTQVYYRLWPVQGVIVHKTHITYPLSAAKMARVKSLFYSGDWQVTALPGYGPARRANPFETFEAIPAKARYQFMLDNAEYFVRTFIRGPVCRGQIATDVIRDNFWALFQAPEHDLYITDPAYRGQATPLLAMPGQNDDVGSVLSLWLAYRDKRNEYEALRRDSYADSPAPSWSTLWAGNDNALLSIFRHFDSASVTKGLIGEVPQTMWLFDYPLLERTYYQLAVNFDVFGNVSHQAQTRLYFDLIRNGAEQNFLRLMPAGTREDFLDDWYQNSGKFKMWLDYESIDDDKRSALKLDLKDPKKDFANQLLARYGDLNAKPDPINRCDSAYCSRPNIDPALQDAEQALSRLASRPAAGLKVIEQLPEATLLRVQTASGKREFYSMLRNRAHSNVAFMLGESLRYQPGLDTLTIFPGILSSYPNFMFNVPAGQVPEFVDAMQAARDAASFERIVERWGIRRSHPQFWQYFHDQTRYLQETDPVEAGVLDMNRYENL is encoded by the coding sequence ATGCCGTTTCGTTTTATCGTCAGCAGCGCGCTGCTGCTTCTGAGTTCAGTGTGCCTGGCACAAGGTCCGGCGCCGGCGATTTCCTATACCCGCGACATCCAGCCGATCTTTACCGAGAAATGCGTGGCCTGTCATGCCTGTTACGACTCCGCCTGTCAGCTCAACCTGGGCAGTGGCGAAGGGGCCAGCCGCGGTGCTTCGAAGATTCCGGTGTACGACGGCGAGCGCAGCAAGGCCCAAGCGCCTACGCGGCTGTTCTATGACGCCACTGGCCAGCGTGCCTGGCAGCAGAAGGGCTTCTATTCGGTGCTTGACGCCCAGGGCAGCCAGGCGGCGCTGATGGCGCGCATGCTGGAACTGGGCCATCGCACCCCGCTGCAACCCAACGCCAAGTTGCCCAGCGAGATCGCCCTGGGCCTGAGCCGCGAGAACATGTGCCCGCAGCCGGCGGAGTTCGACGCCTATGCCGGGGCTCACCCCAAGGAAGGCATGCCCCTGGCGGTCACCGGCCTGACCGATCAGCAATACCTGACCCTGCAACGCTGGCTGGCCTCGGGCGCGCCCATCGACGAGCAAGGCCTGGCCCCCAGTGCCCGGGAAAGCCTGCAAGTGGCTCAGTGGGAAAACCTGCTCAACGCCCCTGGCGCCCGGGAGAGCCTGGTGGCGCGCTGGCTCTACGAACACTTGTTCCTCGCCCATCTCTATTTTGAAGGCGGCGAGCCGGGGCATTTCTTCCAGTGGGTGCGTTCCCGTACCCCCAGTGGCCAGCCCATCGACCTGATCAACACCCGTCGCCCCAACGACGACCCGGGCACCCAGGTGTACTACCGCCTGTGGCCGGTGCAAGGGGTGATCGTGCACAAGACCCATATCACCTACCCGCTGAGCGCGGCGAAGATGGCCCGGGTCAAGTCCCTGTTCTACAGCGGCGACTGGCAGGTCACGGCCCTGCCGGGCTACGGGCCGGCGCGCCGGGCCAACCCGTTCGAGACCTTCGAGGCGATTCCGGCCAAGGCCCGCTACCAGTTCATGCTGGATAACGCCGAATACTTCGTGCGCACCTTTATCCGTGGCCCGGTGTGCCGCGGGCAGATCGCCACCGACGTGATCCGCGACAACTTCTGGGCGCTGTTCCAGGCCCCCGAACATGACCTGTACATCACCGACCCGGCCTATCGCGGCCAGGCCACGCCGTTGCTGGCCATGCCCGGGCAGAACGACGACGTCGGCAGCGTGCTCAGCCTGTGGCTGGCCTATCGCGACAAGCGCAACGAGTACGAGGCCCTGCGCCGCGATTCCTATGCCGATTCGCCGGCGCCCAGCTGGTCGACCCTGTGGGCCGGCAACGACAACGCGCTGCTGAGCATCTTCCGCCACTTCGACAGCGCCTCGGTGACCAAGGGCCTGATCGGCGAAGTGCCACAGACGATGTGGCTGTTCGACTACCCGCTGCTGGAGCGCACCTACTATCAATTGGCGGTGAACTTCGACGTGTTCGGCAACGTCTCCCACCAGGCCCAGACCCGGTTGTACTTCGACCTGATCCGCAATGGCGCGGAGCAGAACTTCCTGCGCCTGATGCCCGCCGGCACTCGCGAGGATTTCCTCGACGATTGGTACCAGAACAGTGGCAAGTTCAAGATGTGGCTGGATTACGAGTCCATCGACGACGACAAGCGCAGCGCGCTGAAGCTCGACCTCAAGGACCCGAAAAAGGACTTCGCCAACCAGTTGCTGGCCCGCTATGGCGACCTCAACGCCAAGCCGGATCCGATCAACCGCTGTGACAGCGCCTACTGCTCACGCCCGAACATCGACCCGGCGCTGCAGGATGCCGAGCAGGCCCTGAGCCGCCTGGCATCGCGCCCGGCGGCGGGCCTCAAGGTCATCGAACAGTTGCCGGAAGCGACCCTGCTGCGTGTCCAGACCGCCAGCGGCAAGCGCGAGTTCTACAGCATGCTGCGCAACCGCGCCCACAGTAACGTGGCCTTCATGCTCGGCGAGTCGCTGCGCTATCAGCCGGGGCTGGACACCCTGACCATATTTCCGGGGATTCTCAGCAGCTATCCGAACTTCATGTTCAACGTACCGGCCGGGCAAGTGCCGGAGTTCGTCGACGCCATGCAGGCGGCCCGGGACGCCGCCAGCTTCGAGAGGATCGTCGAGCGCTGGGGCATCCGCCGCAGCCATCCGCAGTTCTGGCAGTACTTCCATGACCAGACCCGCTACCTGCAGGAAACCGACCCGGTGGAAGCCGGGGTCCTGGACATGAACCGTTACGAAAACCTCTGA
- the metH gene encoding methionine synthase has product MSDRSARLHALQQALKERILILDGGMGTMIQSYKLEEHDYRGKRFADWPSDVKGNNDLLVITRPDVIGGIEKAYLDAGADILETNTFNATRISMADYGMEELAYELNVEGARLARKIADAKTQETPDKPRFVAGVLGPTSRTCSLSPDVNNPGYRNVTFDELVENYTEATKGLIEGGADLILIETIFDTLNAKAAIFAVQGVFQELGVELPIMISGTITDASGRTLSGQTTEAFWNSVAHAKPISVGLNCALGASELRPYLEELSNKASTHVSAHPNAGLPNEFGEYDELPEQTAKVIEEFAQSGFLNIVGGCCGTTPGHIGAIAKAVAGYAPRQIPDIPKACRLSGLEPFTIDRSSLFVNVGERTNITGSAKFARLIREDNYTEALEVALQQVEAGAQVIDINMDEGMLDSKKAMVTFLNLIAGEPDISRVPIMIDSSKWEVIEAGLKCIQGKGIVNSISMKEGVEQFIHHAKLCKRYGAAVVVMAFDEVGQADTEARKKEICKRSYDILVNEVGFPPEDIIFDPNIFAVATGIEEHNNYAVDFINACAYIRDELPYALSSGGVSNVSFSFRGNNPVREAIHSVFLLYAIRNGLTMGIVNAGQLEIYDQIPQQLRDAVEDVVLNRTPNGTDALLAIADQFKGDGSVKEAETEEWRGWEVNKRLEHALVKGITTHIVEDTEESRQSFSRPIEVIEGPLMSGMNVVGDLFGAGKMFLPQVVKSARVMKQAVAHLIPFIELEKGDKPEAKGKILMATVKGDVHDIGKNIVGVVLGCNGYDIVDLGVMVPAEKILQVAKEQKCDIIGLSGLITPSLDEMVHVAREMQRQDFHLPLMIGGATTSKAHTAVKIEPKYSNDAVVYVTDASRAVGVATQLLSKELKAGFVQKTREEYVEVRERTANRSARTERLSYPAAIAKKPQFDWSSYQPVKPTFTGARVLDNIDLKVLAEYIDWTPFFISWDLAGKFPRILEDEVVGEAATALYKDAREMLDKLINEKLISARAVFGFWPANQVQDDDLEVYGDDGQPLARLHHLRQQIIKTDGKPNFSLADFVAPKDSGVTDYVGGFITTAGIGAEEVAKAYQDAGDDYNSIMVKALADRLAEACAEWLHQQVRKEYWGYAKDEQLDNEALIKEQYSGIRPAPGYPACPDHTEKSTLFALLDPEASEGRAGRSGVFLTEHFAMFPAAAVSGWYFAHPQAQYFAVGKVDQDQVQSYTERKGQDLAVSERWLAPNLGYDN; this is encoded by the coding sequence ATGTCCGATCGCAGTGCTCGCCTCCACGCCCTCCAGCAAGCCCTCAAAGAGCGCATTCTGATTCTCGATGGCGGCATGGGCACCATGATCCAGAGCTACAAGCTCGAAGAACATGACTACCGTGGCAAGCGCTTCGCCGACTGGCCCAGCGACGTCAAGGGCAACAACGACCTGTTGGTGATCACCCGTCCGGACGTGATCGGTGGCATCGAAAAAGCCTATCTGGATGCCGGCGCCGACATCCTGGAAACCAACACCTTCAACGCCACGCGCATTTCCATGGCCGATTACGGCATGGAAGAACTGGCCTACGAATTAAACGTAGAGGGCGCACGCCTGGCGCGCAAGATCGCCGACGCCAAGACCCAGGAGACCCCGGACAAGCCACGTTTCGTCGCCGGCGTCCTGGGACCGACCAGCCGTACCTGCTCGCTGTCGCCCGACGTCAACAACCCCGGCTACCGCAACGTCACCTTCGATGAACTGGTGGAAAACTACACCGAGGCCACCAAGGGCCTGATCGAAGGCGGTGCCGACCTGATCCTGATCGAGACCATCTTCGACACCTTGAACGCCAAGGCGGCGATCTTCGCCGTACAGGGCGTGTTCCAAGAACTGGGCGTCGAGCTGCCGATCATGATTTCCGGGACCATCACCGATGCCTCCGGTCGTACCCTGTCGGGCCAGACCACCGAGGCCTTCTGGAACTCCGTGGCCCACGCCAAGCCGATCTCGGTGGGCCTGAACTGCGCCCTGGGCGCCAGCGAACTGCGCCCGTACCTGGAAGAGCTGTCGAACAAGGCCAGCACCCACGTCTCGGCGCACCCCAATGCCGGCCTGCCCAACGAATTCGGCGAATACGACGAACTGCCGGAACAAACCGCCAAGGTCATCGAGGAATTCGCCCAGAGCGGCTTCCTGAATATCGTCGGCGGCTGCTGCGGCACCACCCCGGGGCATATCGGCGCCATCGCCAAAGCCGTGGCCGGTTATGCCCCGCGACAGATCCCGGACATTCCCAAGGCCTGCCGCCTGTCGGGCCTGGAGCCCTTCACCATCGATCGCAGCTCGCTGTTCGTGAACGTCGGTGAACGCACCAACATCACCGGCTCGGCCAAGTTCGCCCGGCTGATCCGCGAGGACAACTACACCGAGGCCCTGGAAGTCGCCCTGCAGCAGGTGGAAGCCGGCGCCCAGGTGATCGACATCAACATGGATGAAGGGATGCTGGATTCGAAGAAGGCCATGGTGACCTTCCTCAATCTGATCGCCGGCGAGCCGGACATCTCCCGCGTACCGATCATGATCGACTCCTCCAAGTGGGAAGTGATCGAAGCCGGCCTCAAGTGCATCCAGGGCAAGGGCATCGTCAACTCCATCAGCATGAAGGAAGGCGTCGAGCAGTTCATTCACCACGCCAAACTGTGCAAGCGCTACGGCGCCGCCGTGGTGGTAATGGCCTTCGACGAGGTCGGCCAGGCCGACACCGAGGCGCGCAAGAAGGAAATCTGCAAGCGCTCCTACGACATCCTGGTCAATGAAGTGGGCTTCCCGCCGGAAGACATCATCTTCGACCCGAACATCTTCGCCGTAGCCACCGGCATCGAGGAACACAACAACTACGCCGTTGATTTCATCAACGCCTGCGCCTATATCCGCGACGAGCTGCCCTATGCCCTGAGCTCCGGCGGTGTGTCCAACGTGTCGTTCTCGTTCCGCGGCAACAACCCGGTGCGTGAAGCGATCCACTCGGTGTTCCTGCTGTACGCGATCCGCAACGGCCTGACCATGGGCATCGTCAACGCCGGCCAGCTGGAGATCTACGACCAGATTCCGCAACAGCTGCGCGACGCCGTGGAAGACGTGGTGCTCAACCGCACGCCCAACGGCACCGACGCGCTGCTGGCCATCGCCGACCAGTTCAAGGGCGACGGTAGCGTCAAGGAAGCGGAAACCGAGGAATGGCGCGGCTGGGAAGTCAACAAGCGCCTGGAACACGCGCTGGTCAAGGGCATCACCACCCATATCGTCGAAGACACCGAAGAGTCGCGCCAGAGCTTCAGCCGCCCGATCGAGGTGATCGAAGGCCCGCTGATGTCCGGCATGAACGTGGTCGGCGACCTGTTCGGCGCCGGCAAGATGTTCCTGCCCCAGGTGGTTAAATCCGCCCGGGTAATGAAACAGGCGGTGGCCCACCTGATTCCCTTCATCGAGCTGGAAAAAGGCGACAAGCCGGAAGCCAAGGGCAAGATCCTCATGGCCACGGTCAAGGGCGACGTGCACGACATCGGCAAGAACATCGTCGGCGTGGTCCTGGGCTGCAACGGCTACGACATCGTCGACCTCGGGGTGATGGTGCCGGCGGAGAAGATCCTCCAGGTGGCCAAGGAGCAGAAGTGCGACATCATCGGCCTGTCCGGGCTGATCACCCCGTCCCTGGACGAGATGGTCCACGTCGCCCGCGAGATGCAGCGCCAGGATTTCCACCTGCCGCTGATGATCGGTGGCGCCACCACCTCCAAGGCCCACACCGCGGTGAAGATCGAGCCTAAATACAGCAATGACGCGGTGGTCTACGTCACCGACGCCTCCCGCGCGGTGGGCGTGGCCACCCAATTGCTGTCCAAGGAACTCAAGGCCGGCTTCGTGCAGAAGACCCGCGAGGAATACGTGGAAGTGCGCGAGCGCACCGCCAACCGCAGCGCCCGCACCGAGCGCCTGAGCTACCCGGCGGCCATCGCCAAGAAGCCGCAGTTCGACTGGAGCAGCTACCAGCCGGTCAAACCGACCTTCACCGGCGCCCGGGTGCTGGACAACATCGACCTCAAGGTGCTGGCCGAATACATCGACTGGACGCCGTTCTTCATCTCCTGGGACCTGGCCGGCAAGTTCCCGCGCATCCTCGAAGACGAAGTGGTGGGCGAAGCTGCCACCGCGCTGTACAAAGACGCCCGGGAGATGCTCGACAAGCTGATCAACGAAAAGCTGATCAGCGCCCGCGCCGTGTTCGGTTTCTGGCCGGCCAACCAGGTGCAGGACGACGACCTGGAAGTCTACGGCGATGACGGCCAGCCCCTGGCGCGCCTGCACCACCTGCGTCAGCAGATCATCAAGACCGATGGCAAGCCGAACTTCTCCCTGGCCGACTTCGTCGCGCCCAAGGACAGCGGCGTCACCGACTACGTCGGCGGCTTCATCACCACCGCCGGAATCGGCGCCGAAGAAGTGGCCAAGGCCTACCAGGATGCCGGCGACGACTACAACTCGATCATGGTCAAGGCCCTGGCCGACCGCCTGGCCGAAGCCTGCGCCGAGTGGCTGCACCAGCAGGTGCGCAAGGAGTACTGGGGTTATGCCAAGGACGAACAACTGGACAACGAGGCGCTGATCAAGGAGCAGTACAGCGGCATCCGCCCTGCCCCGGGCTACCCGGCCTGCCCGGACCACACCGAGAAGAGCACCCTGTTCGCCCTGCTTGACCCCGAGGCCAGCGAAGGCCGTGCCGGCCGTAGCGGCGTGTTCCTTACCGAGCATTTCGCCATGTTCCCGGCGGCCGCCGTCAGCGGCTGGTACTTCGCTCACCCGCAGGCGCAGTACTTCGCCGTGGGCAAGGTCGACCAGGACCAGGTCCAGAGCTACACCGAGCGCAAGGGCCAGGACCTGGCCGTGAGCGAACGCTGGCTGGCACCGAACCTGGGCTACGACAACTGA
- a CDS encoding DUF2970 domain-containing protein, translated as MDDPSKDNQPPTFLQMLQSVLAAAFGVQSGKNRARDFSHGKPSHFIVLGILFTTLFVLVLLGIANLAMHLAGV; from the coding sequence ATGGACGATCCAAGCAAGGACAATCAGCCTCCGACCTTCCTGCAGATGCTGCAAAGCGTGCTGGCCGCCGCCTTCGGCGTACAGAGCGGGAAGAACCGCGCCCGCGACTTCAGCCATGGCAAGCCCAGCCACTTCATCGTGCTGGGCATTCTGTTCACCACCCTGTTTGTTCTGGTGCTGCTGGGCATCGCCAACCTGGCGATGCACCTGGCGGGGGTCTGA
- a CDS encoding ABC transporter substrate-binding protein, which yields MFKRLCKWLLCLSLPFWAVAHATSVVFLNPGNSTETFWVSYSQFMQAAARDLGLDLRILYAERDPQSTLQQARELFQGRDKPDYLMLVNEQYVAPQILRLSQGSGTKLFIVNSPLTLDQRELIGQSRQNYSDWIGSMVGDDEEAGYRMLKELLHKLGPVPAGHGIELLAFSGLKVTPAAQLRERGLRRALAEYPQVHLRQLVYGEWNRERAYRQAQQLLKRYPKTQLVWSANDEMALGAMQAARELGRKPGTDLLFSGVNSSPEALQALIDGKLSVLEAGHFTLGGWALVALHDDALGLDARRLGGPDWQLSLFQALTPAQARQLLRLGDQVGTRVDFRGLSAQGKPDSYRYPFGLQLLLR from the coding sequence ATGTTCAAGCGTCTGTGCAAGTGGCTGTTGTGCCTGAGTCTGCCGTTCTGGGCGGTCGCTCATGCCACATCGGTGGTGTTTCTCAATCCCGGCAATTCCACGGAGACCTTCTGGGTCAGTTATTCGCAGTTCATGCAGGCCGCGGCCCGGGACCTGGGGCTTGACCTGCGCATCCTCTATGCCGAGCGCGATCCGCAGAGCACTCTGCAGCAGGCCCGGGAGCTGTTCCAGGGCCGCGACAAACCCGATTACCTGATGCTGGTGAACGAACAGTACGTGGCTCCGCAGATCCTGCGTCTGTCCCAGGGCTCCGGGACCAAGCTGTTTATCGTCAACAGCCCTTTGACCCTGGACCAGCGGGAACTGATCGGGCAGAGCCGGCAGAACTATTCGGACTGGATCGGCAGCATGGTGGGCGACGATGAGGAAGCCGGCTACCGCATGCTCAAGGAGCTGCTGCACAAGCTTGGGCCGGTCCCGGCAGGGCACGGCATCGAACTCCTTGCATTTTCCGGGCTCAAGGTCACACCTGCGGCGCAGTTGCGCGAGCGCGGCTTGCGCCGGGCCCTGGCCGAATACCCGCAGGTGCATTTGCGTCAGTTGGTCTATGGCGAATGGAACCGGGAGCGCGCCTACCGCCAGGCGCAACAGTTGCTCAAGCGCTACCCGAAAACCCAACTGGTCTGGTCGGCCAATGACGAAATGGCCCTGGGGGCCATGCAAGCGGCCCGGGAACTGGGCCGCAAGCCGGGAACGGATCTGCTGTTCAGTGGGGTCAACAGTTCGCCCGAGGCCTTGCAGGCCCTGATCGACGGCAAGTTGTCGGTGCTGGAGGCGGGGCACTTCACCCTGGGGGGCTGGGCCCTGGTGGCGTTGCACGATGATGCCCTGGGGCTGGACGCCCGGCGCCTGGGCGGGCCGGATTGGCAGCTGTCGCTGTTCCAGGCATTGACCCCGGCCCAGGCCCGGCAGTTGCTGCGCCTGGGGGATCAGGTGGGCACCAGGGTCGATTTTCGCGGGCTGTCCGCCCAAGGCAAGCCGGACAGCTACCGCTATCCCTTCGGTTTGCAGCTGTTGCTGCGCTGA